The Candidatus Poribacteria bacterium nucleotide sequence ACCGCTCCCTGGACGACGTTCAGACCCACGCCGCCGGCGCCGATGATGACCACCGTGCTCCCGGGTTCCACGCCGACCGTGTTGGAGACCGCTCCCACGCCGGTCATGACGCCGCAGCCGATCAACGCCGCCTTGTCGAGCGGCGTCGATTCGTCGACGCGGATGACGGCGTTCTCGCCCACGACGGTGTACTCGGACATCGTGCCAGCGCGAGCCATCTGGAAGAACCGCTGCTCCCCTTTGTGGAACCGGCACGTGCCGTCCATGAGCGTCCCGCGTGGGGTCGTTCTCCAGTGCTTGGAGCACAGGTTGGGTCTGCCGGACGTGCAGTAGTGGCACTGTCCGCACGCCGTCACGAACGTCAGCATGACGGCGTCACCTGGGCGTACGGACTCGACGCCGGGCCCAACGTCGGCGATGACGCCGGCTCCTTCGTGACCCAGCACCGCTGGCAGAGACATCGGGATCGTCCCGTTGACGACGGACAGATCGCTGTGGCACACGCCGCTCGCAGCGATCTTGACCATCACCTCGCCCTGGCGAGGCGCTTCGACCTCGATGTCCTCGACGGCGACCGGCTCGTTGACGCTATACACAATGGCGGCGCGCGTCTTCATAGCGTGCTCTCTCTCCTCGGTTCCGTGCTTGCTGGGAGAATAACCCGGCGAATCTGACTCCGCAACGTTTCACGGAGTCACAGCAGCGCCATGAACACCTCGTTCGACAGGAGCATGCCGCGTCGAGTCAGCCGCAGACGGTCGCCATCAGACGACCACTCCAGCAGACCCGAATCGACCAGGTTCGCGATGGGTCCGCCGAAGTCGTCGATCAAGTCCGCCTCGCAGCGCTCGGAGTACCGCTGGCGTGTGATCCCTTCGCGCTGCCGCAGAGCCTGGGTCAGTGTCTCAGCGCGATGCGCGAGCCCTTCGAGTCGCTCGGACTCCGTCACCGGCGATTCACCGGCAGACACGCGCTTGACGTAGCCTGAAACGCTGCGCAGGTTCCCGGATCGGACGCCATCCACGTAGCTCCACGCCCCGGGTCCCAGCCCAATGTGCGGGTCGTTGTCCCAATAGAGCCGGTTGTGCCGCGACGAGCGTCCCGGCTGCGCGAAGTTGCTGATCTCGTATTGCAGGAGCCCGGCGGCTTCGAGGACGCCGATTCCCATCTCGTACATGGCAGCCTGTGCATCATCGTCCGGCAGGACC carries:
- a CDS encoding Zn-dependent alcohol dehydrogenase, which produces MKTRAAIVYSVNEPVAVEDIEVEAPRQGEVMVKIAASGVCHSDLSVVNGTIPMSLPAVLGHEGAGVIADVGPGVESVRPGDAVMLTFVTACGQCHYCTSGRPNLCSKHWRTTPRGTLMDGTCRFHKGEQRFFQMARAGTMSEYTVVGENAVIRVDESTPLDKAALIGCGVMTGVGAVSNTVGVEPGSTVVIIGAGGVGLNVVQGAVLVGAGRIIVVDIVPRKLEFARRFGATDAVDASKEDAVERVLEMTGGEGADYAFEAIGNPTTIAQAFRMVRPGGTAVAIGIAGKDAMVLIPAAMLPYGERRLVGSMYGSARMRVDMPRLLHLYRDGRLKLDELVTRTYTIDQVNDAFADMEAGLNVRGVILFER